In Sander vitreus isolate 19-12246 chromosome 12, sanVit1, whole genome shotgun sequence, the following proteins share a genomic window:
- the col15a1b gene encoding collagen, type XV, alpha 1b, whose protein sequence is MGALRHTLALIFLFSSTIQAQWWSLLWANPQTSTSSTPTSIPPIVTSPSIISLGPSDTPGTTEWVVTEDGVTEKAPEGSTQTEASVLSPSPSQGVSIFGNSTAEPGTLPPQENAGGGSKARAQYKPLKHWKSERGSGGHLDLTELIGVPLPPSVSFTPGYQGFPAYKFDPEANIGRLTKTFVPGSFYRDFAIIVTVRPASQRGGVLFAITDTHQKVVELGLALTPVRGGLQSILLYYTDREKASHSHKAASFSVPDMTDQWTRFTLVVEHDEVRLYMDCGDGESTTFQRRPERLNFSHNSGIFVANAGNTGLDKFVGSIQQLVIKDDPRAAEEQCEDDDPYASGYNSGDDALDDRETEEEMMKNTHERKHGTAQEEDSVPVRAPPTEVPEVELDEYSGHQTPTEATEEIPMRGPHQTEEPGERSGDGHVRHGLKGERGDPGPRGPPGPPGHPGPTPLPGQAQPGPRGTQGPPGIPGSPGLPGKDGQAGSKGDKGDPGQRGSQGVPGLDGEAGAKGEKGDPGVGEPGPPGLPGPPGPPRSRSVPYGADALGSGFEDLDSDTELIRGLPGPPGPPGPPGPPGRPDAGSTGNLSSSDTAEGLSPGLAGPPGTPGKDGLPGRPGIPMFEDWFSGSGPDGSGLSSELSSDLGSGFSSGFSSESSFASGSGLDFGSAWGSGEGPAGKDGSPGLPGAIGEKGNQGLPGPPGPKGEYGTVGTAGSSGPPGPSGPQGKRGPSGPPGPPGPPGPPGTKFFVEDMEGSGKTDMLIGAGVRGPQGPPGIPGPQGPKGENGATGAPGLSVKGEPGDPGPEGIPGPAGLPGARGAKGEKGNQGPKGDRGVDGLSIPGPPGLPGPPGPIINLPDLLLNVTDGIFNFTEIRGPPGPMGPEGLPGRAGFPGPRGPKGDIGPPGVQGPAGYKGEKGEPGVTIAADGSVLSAPKGPQGPKGIKGDRGFPGPAGLMGPIGPYGQKGEYGFPGRPGRSGAPGRKGDKGDAVGLPGPPGPPGPPGHPGKIIGLKGTVFPVRPRPHCKKGRESLRGEELAKGDKGDVGIPGEPAPGFPDGIVGARGDQGYKGQKGEKGSDGLPGPPGLPGRSGLVGPKGESIVGPPGTVGPVGEPGAPGFGRPGPRGPPGPAGPPGPAPAYESGVSIPGPPGPAGPPGSPGYANPVTIYKTGHALSRETHRAVEGTFAYVSEKGGELYIRTRNGWRKIQLGELIHSGPSPSAASQTRPPEWIQPHRIHSQELQEGSRGYQPSYNVLPQTFNAVPGLHLVALNTPLKGDMRGIRGADFQCYQQARSMGLTATYRAFLSSHLQDLSTIVRKVDRNDMPVVNLRGEVLFSSWMSIFSGNGGTFDPSTPIYSFDGRNVMMDPAWPEKLVWHGSNTVGIRVTTNYCEAWRTADVAVTGQAALLQTGRLLGQHTRSCSNHYIVLCIENTYVGNTHQKRP, encoded by the exons agCGAGGCTCAGGAGGTCATCTGGACCTGACAGAGTTAATTGGcgttcccctccctccctccgtctccTTCACTCCTGGCTATCAGGGCTTTCCAGCCTACAAATTTGATCCCGAAGCCAACATCGGCCGGCTCACCAAGACCTTTGTGCCAGGGTCCTTCTACAGGGACTTTGCCATCATTGTCACG GTGCGTCCAGCCAGTCAGAGAGGAGGCGTGCTCTTTGCCATCACAGATACCCATCAGAAGGTGGTGGAGCTGGGTTTGGCCCTTACTCCGGTGCGTGGGGGGCTCCAAAGCATCTTACTATACTACACTGACAGAGAGAAAGCTTCCCACAGCCACAAAGCTGCTTCTTTTAGTGTCCCAGACATGACCGACCAGTGGACACGATTCACG TTGGTGGTGGAGCATGACGAGGTGCGTCTCTACATGGACTGTGGAGATGGTGAGAGTACTACTTTCCAACGGAGACCAGAAAGACTCAACTTCTCGCACAATTCAGGCATTTTTGTAGCTAATGCAGGAAACACTGGGCTTGACAAGTTTGTG ggaTCCATTCAGCAGTTGGTGATTAAAGATGATCCCAGAGCAGCTGAGGAGCAGTGTGAAGACGATGATCCTTAT GCTTCGGGATACAACAGTGGAGATGATGCTTTggatgacagagagacagaggaggaaatgATGAAGAACACACACGAGAGAAAACATGGCACAGCACAG gaggaggacagtgTTCCAGTCAGAGCTCCGCCCACTGAGGTGCCAGAGGTGGAGCTTGATGAGTACTCCGGTCACCAGACCCCAACTGAGGCCACTGAAGAGATACCAATGAGAG GGCCACACCAGACAGAGGAGCCAGGGGAGAGATCAGGAGAT GGTCATGTCAGGCATGGGTTAAAAGGAGAGCGTGGAGATCCTGGACCCAGAGGTCCACCTGGCCCACCTGGTCACCCAGGCCCCACCCCTCTACCTGGGCAAGCTCAGCCTGGACCAAGAGGCACACAAGGACCACCAGGAATCCCTGGATCCCCAGGACTGCCAGGGAAAGATGGACAGGCG GGAAGCAAGGGGGATAAAGGAGATCCA GGTCAGAGAGGATCTCAGGGAGTTCCAGGTTTGGATGGAGAAGCTGGAGCTAAAGGAGAGAAG GGAGACCCAGGAGTGGGTGAACCAGGCCCTCCCGGCCTCCCTGGGCCTCCTGGACCCCCCAGATCACGCAGTGTACCG TATGGAGCAGATGCCCTGGGTTCTGGGTTTGAAGACCTAGACAGCGACACTGAACTCATCAGG GGTCTTCCTGGTCCACCAGGGCCTCCAGGACCTCCAGGGCCTCCAGGACGTCCTGATGCTGGTAGTACTGGAAACCTGTCATCATCTGACACAGCTGAAGGCCTCTCTCCAGGGCTTGCTGGACCACCCGGTACCCCTGGCAAAGATGGGCTCCCAGGCAGACCTGGAATACCA ATGTTTGAGGATTGGTTTAGTGGTTCTGGGCCTGATGGTTCAGGCTTGAGCTCAGAGTTGTCCTCTGACCTCGGCTCTGGTTTCAGTTCTGGGTTCAGTTCTGAATCCAGCTTTGCCTCTGGTTCTGGGCTTGACTTTGGGTCCGCTTGGGGTTCAGGAGAG GGTCCTGCAGGAAAAGATGGGTCTCCAGGTCTCCCAGGAGCTATCGGAGAGAAG GGTAACCAAGGGTTACCTGGGCCACCTGGACCTAAG GGTGAATATGGTACTGTGGGTACAGCAGGGTCCTCAGGGCCACCAGGGCCAAGTGGTCCACAAGGGAAGAGAGGCCCATCAGGTCCCCCAGGACCCCCTGGCCCTCCCGGACCTCCAGGAACCAAATTCTTTGTAGAG gATATGGAGGGATCTGGGAAGACTGACATGCTTATTGGAGCTGGAGTCAGAGGCCCACAG GGTCCCCCTGGCATACCTGGTCCACAGGGACCTAAG GGTGAGAATGGAGCCACAGGTGCTCCAGGGCTTTCTGTCAAG GGTGAGCCAGGAGACCCAGGACCAGAGGGTATTCCGGGTCCTGCTGGACTACCAGGTGCTAGG GGGGCCAAAGGAGAAAAAGGCAATCAAGGACCCAAG GGTGATCGAGGCGTTGATGGACTCAGTATCCCAGGACCACCTGGGCTTCCTGGACCTCCTGGACCTATCATTAATCTGCCAGAT CTGCTGCTCAATGTTACAGATGGTATCTTCAACTTCACAGAGATCAGAGGACCACCAGGGCCCATG GGCCCTGAAGGCTTGCCTGGCAGAGCTGGATTTCCT GGCCCCAGAGGACCGAAGGGAGACATAGGCCCTCCAGGTGTCCAGGGCCCCGCAGGGTATAAG ggagagaagggagagcCGGGGGTGACCATTGCTGCTGATGGATCTGTCTTATCAGCCCCAAAAGGCCCCCAGGGGCCCAAAGGCATCAAG GGTGACCGTGGGTTCCCTGGACCTGCTGGACTTATG GGCCCAATAGGACCATATGGACAAAAAGGAGAATATGGCTTCCCCGGTCGCCCC GGCCGATCTGGTGCGCCTGGGAGGAAAGGGGACAAAGGAGATGCTGTCGGCCTACCG GGACCTCCAGGTCCTCCGGGCCCACCTGGACATCCAGGAAAAATTATTGGGCTGAAAGGA ACAGTGTTTCCGGTGCGCCCCAGACCGCACTGCAAAAAGGGACGA gagtcaTTGAGAGGGGAAGAGTTAGCTAAAGGAGACAAAGGAGATGTGGGAATACCTGGAGAGCCTG CACCCGGGTTTCCAGATGGAATTGTG GGTGCAAGAGGTGATCAGGGATACAAAGGTCAGAAGGGAGAGAAGGGTTCCGACGGTCTGCCTGGTCCTCCAGGACTGCCTGGGAGGTCAGGACTTGTG GGTCCAAAAGGGGAGTCGATCGTGGGTCCTCCAGGAACTGTTGGTCCTGTGGGTGAGCCTGGGGCCCCTGGGTTCGGACGACCTGGTCCCCGAGGGCCGCCTGGTCCTGCTGGACCCCCAGGACCTGCACCCGCATATGAATCGG gtgTCAGTATCCCTGGCCCTCCTGGTCCTGCCGGCCCACCGGGATCTCCAGGATATGCCAATCCG GTAACTATCTATAAGACGGGCCACGCTCTGAGCAGAGAGACTCACCGGGCTGTAGAGGGAACCTTCGCCTATGTGTCTGAAAAGGGAGGAGAGCTCTACATCAGAACACGCAACGGCTGGCGCAAGATCCAG CTCGGAGAGTTAATCCATTCGGGACCTTCCCCCTCAGCAGCGTCTCAGACCCGACCACCAGAGTGGATCCAACCACACAGGATCCACAGccag GAGCTTCAAGAGGGCAGTCGAGGATATCAGCCCAGCTATAATGTACTACCACAGACCTTCAACGCTGTACCTGGG CTCCATCTGGTAGCACTGAACACCCCGCTGAAAGGGGACATGCGTGGCATCCGGGGGGCAGACTTCCAGTGCTACCAGCAGGCCCGCTCCATGGGGCTAACAGCCACCTACAGGGCCTTCCTGTCCTCACACCTCCAGGACCTGTCAACCATCGTGAGGAAGGTGGATCGCAATGACATGCCCGTAGTGAACCTCAGG GGTGAAGTGTTGTTCAGTAGTTGGATGTCCATCTTCTCTGGGAATGGAGGCACATTTGACCCCTCCACACCCATCTACTCCTTTGACGGACGCAACGTGATGATGGACCCAGCATG GCCAGAGAAGCTGGTATGGCACGGCTCCAATACGGTGGGCATCCGTGTGACCACTAACTACTGCGAGGCGTGGAGGACGGCTGACGTGGCGGTGACGGGCCAAGCTGCGCTGCTGCAGACAGGACGACTGTTGGGACAACACACCCGCTCCTGCTCCAACCACTACATAGTGCTGTGTATAGAGAACACATATGTGGGGAACACGCATCAAAAGAGGCCCTGA